In Alteribacter lacisalsi, a genomic segment contains:
- a CDS encoding rhodanese-like domain-containing protein yields the protein MPHEIDGIKQVDAEELKELVKNKPADTVVIDVREPEEYEAGHIPGVPLLPMNSVPEMIDGFSKEKEYVFICRSGNRSQNVAMFLKDKGFDRVTNYDGGMLDWEYGKNEGPEERIETPEDLKKR from the coding sequence ATGCCGCATGAAATTGATGGAATCAAACAGGTAGATGCAGAGGAATTGAAGGAGCTTGTAAAAAATAAACCGGCAGACACGGTTGTTATTGACGTCAGAGAGCCGGAAGAATACGAAGCAGGACATATTCCAGGAGTTCCGCTCCTTCCGATGAACAGTGTACCGGAGATGATTGACGGCTTTTCAAAGGAAAAGGAATACGTGTTTATCTGCCGCAGCGGGAACCGCTCCCAGAATGTAGCAATGTTTTTGAAAGATAAAGGCTTTGACCGAGTCACAAACTACGACGGCGGTATGCTCGATTGGGAATACGGCAAAAATGAGGGGCCGGAGGAACGGATTGAAACTCCGGAAGACCTGAAAAAGCGCTAA